In one Lolium rigidum isolate FL_2022 chromosome 3, APGP_CSIRO_Lrig_0.1, whole genome shotgun sequence genomic region, the following are encoded:
- the LOC124700491 gene encoding histone-lysine N-methyltransferase CLF-like produces the protein MSDEEGRKASEYVLCVIESLKKKVTADRFTYIKNRIEENRIKLSTVTQSTSNSSKIWQRNTSNGTDFVSNLLTSRKDDALCLVHSLEASPAEEDGVSSEEESSYATSTVMLGGNQAAKSAIRLIKLPEVPKLPPYTTWTFLDRNRRMSEDQSVLGRRRIYYDANCGEALICSDSEDEAVEDEEEKKEFKVSEDCLIRMTIQECGMSDAVLETLARCFGRAAGDIKARYEILHGEKTVSSLKKASELNVKVEDVYRDKDLDAALDSYDNLFCRRCLVFDCKLHGCSQDLVFPTEKQPPGNILDDGMPCGIHCHKLASKPDATVAIDSDMHIDIEEPTHSADDTRNQLDSNKKKRGSSGRKAKSQQSESSSIQRIASESSDSEVHPISNKSLHHSPCQSKFKISARGGIKKSANRRIAERILMSVKKGQREVAPSDSNSGGCLWPRDMKLRSGTRSGQKDSFASSQQNSPNTRSSRKKDTSPMEKKEKNSALVEDHNDATEETNNEHSATDDHLSSKIDDVDENICRQEDNCRSWKVLEQGLLVKGLEIFGRNSCLIARNLLGGMKTCSDVFQYMHYIENSSASGTLSSVDSLVKGYIKGHELRARSRFYRRRGRVRRLKYTWKSAGYHFIRKRITEKKDQPCRQYNPCGCQSACGKQCPCLINGTCCEKYCGCPKMCKNRFRGCHCAKSQCRSRQCPCFAADRECDPDVCRNCWVGCGDGSFGVPNQRGDNYECRNMKLLLKQQQRVLLGRSDISGWGAFLKNTVGKHEYLGEYTGELISHKEADKRGKIYDRENSSFLFNLNNQFVLDAFRMGDKLKFANHSPDPNCYAKVIMVAGDHRVGIFAKERIGAGEELFYDYRYEPDRAPVWALNADAPGSKDPGQPSSGRAKKLAH, from the exons ATGTCAGATGAAGAAGGACGTAAGGCATCTGAATATGTTTTATGTGTTATTGAGTCGTTGAAGAAGAAAGTTACAGCAGATCGTTTTACTTACATTAAG aataggatagaggagaacaggattaagctcagcactgTTACACAAAGCACTAGCAATTCTTCAAAAATCTGGCAAAGAAATACATCAAATGGCACCGACTTTGTCTCAAATTTGCTGACAAGTAGGAAAGACGATGCACTCTGTTTGGTGCATAGTCTTGAGGCATCACCTGCTGAGGAAGATGGCGTCAGTTCAGAAGAAGAAAGTTCATATGCCACATCAACTGTTATGTTGGGGGGAAATCAAGCTGCAAAGAGCGCCATTAGGCTAATTAAACTACCAGAAGTACCGAAACTTCCGCCTTATACAACATGGACATTTTTGGACAG GAACCGGAGGATGTCGGAAGACCAATCCGTACTTGGTCGACGAAGGATTTATTATGATGCAAATTGCGGTGAAGCTTTAATTTGCAGTGAcagtgaagatgaagctgttgaggatgaagaggagaaaaAGGAGTTCAAAGTTTCTGAAGATTGTCTTATTCG GATGACAATTCAAGAATGTGGCATGTCTGATGCAGTGCTGGAAACCCTGGCTCGATGTTTTGGTAGAGCTGCTGGTGATATAAAG GCCAGATATGAGATCCTACATGGGGAGAAAACTGTGAGTTCTTTAAAAAAAGCTTCTGAACTTAATGTCAAAGTGGAAGATGTCTACCGTGATAAAGATTTGGATGCAGCATTGGATTCCTATGACAATCTCTTTTGTCGGCGATGTCTA GTTTTCGATTGTAAATTACATGGGTGTTCTCAGGATTTAGTATTTCCT ACAGAAAAGCAACCACCTGGGAACATCTTGGATGATGGTATGCCTTGTGGCATTCATTGTCATAAACTG GCCTCCAAACCAGATGCTACTGTTGCAATCGATTCTGACATGCATATTGACATAGAGGAGCCAACTCACTCAGCTGATGATACAAGGAACCAGTTGgattcaaataagaaaaaacGGGGTTCTAGTGGAAGGAAGGCAAAATCCCAACAAAGTGAAAGCTCTTCAATCCAAAGGATTGCCTCAGAAAGTAGCGATTCAGAAGTACATCCAATAAGCAATAAATCTCTGCATCACTCACCTTGtcaatcaaaattcaaaattagCGCAAGAGGTGGAATCAAGAAAAGTGCTAATAGAAGAATCGCAGAGCGAATCCTTATGAGCGTGAAAAAAGGACAAAGGGAAGTGGCACCATCAGACTCAAATTCTGGTGGATGCCTTTGGCCAAGGGATATGAAGCTTAGATCTGGTACACGAAGTGGACAAAAGGATTCATTTGCATCCTCACAGCAGAATTCTCCAAACACAAGAAGTTCTCGGAAGAAGGATACGTCTCCAAtggagaagaaagagaagaactCAGCTTTAGTAGAAGATCATAATGATGCGACAGAGGAAACAAATAATGAACATTCAGCAACAGATGATCATCTAAGTTCGAAGATAGATGATGTCGATGAGAATATATGCAGGCAAGAAGATAACTGTAGATCCTGGAAGGTGCTTGAGCAAGGGCTACTAGTGAAAGGGTTGGAGATTTTTGGTAGGAACAG TTGTTTAATTGCTCGGAACCTTCTTGGTGGAATGAAGACATGCAGTGATGTTTTTCAGTATATGCACTATATTGAAAACAGCAGCGCATCTGGAACACTTAGCAGTGTTGATTCTCTTGTTAAAGGAtatataaag GGACATGAGTTGCGCGCGAGATCACGGTTTTATAGAAGACGAGGACGAGTCCGTCGTTTGAAGTACACCTGGAAATCTGCAGGTTATCATTTTATAAGGAAAAGAATTACAGAAAAGAAGGATCAGCCTTGTCGGCAATATAATCCTTGTGGTTGTCAATCGGCATGTGGGAAACAGTGTCCATGTCTCATAAATGGGACATGCTGTGAGAAATACTGTGG GTGTCCGAAAATGTGCAAGAATCGTTTTCGAGGTTGTCATTGTGCAAAGAGCCAGTGTCGCAGTCGCCAGTGTCCATGCTTTGCTGCTGACAGGGAATGCGATCCTGACGTGTGCAGAAACTGCTGGGTGGG GTGTGGTGATGGTTCATTTGGAGTTCCCAACCAACGAGGCGATAATTATGAATGCCGGAACATGAAACTGCTTCTTAAACAACAACAAAGG GTCTTACTTGGGAGATCTGATATTTCTGGCTGGGGAGCATTCCTCAAG AATACGGTTGGCAAACATGAATATCTTGGCGAGTACACTGGGGAGCTTATCTCCCACAAGGAAGCAGACAAGCGTGGCAAGATATATGATCGTGagaattcatcattccttttcaACCTGAATAACCAG TTTGTTCTTGATGCCTTCAGAATGGGTGACAAGCTGAAGTTCGCCAACCATTCCCCTGACCCAAATTGCTACGCCAAGGTTATCATGGTAGCAGGCGACCATAGGGTAGGCATCTTTGCCAAAGAACGGATTGGTGCAGGTGAGGAGCTTTTCTACGACTACCGATACGAGCCTGACCGAGCCCCGGTGTGGGCACTGAACGCTGACGCTCCTGGGTCGAAAGACCCTGGGCAGCCATCCAGCGGGCGAGCAAAGAAGCTTGCCCACTGA